One stretch of Podospora bellae-mahoneyi strain CBS 112042 chromosome 2, whole genome shotgun sequence DNA includes these proteins:
- a CDS encoding hypothetical protein (EggNog:ENOG503PEG1; antiSMASH:Cluster_3; COG:S), producing the protein MLLTNLITPLAFLAATVSAIGSARVNNKCTSNVYVWPVGTNITGPYGLSGTVGYYAESFHVDPNTGGRALKISSHPDGLYTPGTPQTIFAYNLDVAANQVWFDLSNVFGNNPAFVGKKITVKSADPACTQEIVWPAGVPPAGSQVRVCSASSNVVLTLCA; encoded by the exons atgctcctcaccaacctcatcaccccccttgCCTTCCTGGCAGCCACCGTCTCAGCCATCGGCTCAGCTCGGGTAAACAACAAGTGCACCTCCAACGTCTACGTTTGGCCCG TCGGAACCAACATCACCGGGCCCTACGGCCTTTCCGGCACAGTAGGCTACTACGCCGAGTCCTTTCACGTAGACCCCAACACGGGCGGCCGCGCCCTCAAgatctcctcccaccccgacGGCCTCTACACCCCCGGCACACCCCAAACCATCTTTGCCTACAATCTCGACGTGGCCGCCAACCAAGTCTGGTTTGATCTGAGCAACGTCTTTGGCAACAACCCCGCCTTTGTAGGCAAGAAGATCACCGTCAAGAGCGCTGACCCGGCTTGCACGCAGGAGATTGTTTGGCCTGCTGGTGTGCCGCCCGCGGGCAGCCAGGTCAGGGTTTGCAGCGCCAGCAGCAATGTTGTGTTGACTCTTTGCGCCTGA
- a CDS encoding hypothetical protein (antiSMASH:Cluster_3; EggNog:ENOG503P5JW; COG:S), giving the protein MLFTTAFALAATLFAGLVSAQTPVGFTPAVEAKLEVIYGTKATIEPGTRFTKTETARQPTIGTSDVALNGTYVWLLIAPNSPSNFQNPSSGPRRTNLHALITGFKFSGQTVSVAGVSNPIYTLTSSSTGPITYVGPSPPAENPPYAHKYVSLLYETPEGFTVTRQQVGQTFGFNLTTFVDTVGLTAAPVRASYISVAA; this is encoded by the exons ATGCTTTTCACCACCGCATTCGCCCTTGCAGCCACCCTGTTTGCGGGTCTGGTGTCTGCCCAGACCCCTGTGGGCTTTACTCCAGCTGTGGAAGCCAAATTGGAAGTCATATACGGCACAAAAGCGACCATCGAACCAGGAACAAGATTCACCAAAACAGAGACTGCACGACAACCCACCATTGGCACCAGCGATGTCGCGCTGAACGGCACATATGTCTGGCTTCTCATTG cccccaacagcccctccaacttccaaaacccctcctccggccccCGCCGCACCAACCTCCACGCCCTCATCACGGGCTTCAAATTCTCCGGGCAGACTGTCTCTGTTGCCGGCGTCAGCAACCCAATCTACACCctgacatcctcctccaccggccccATCACCTACGTCggtccttctcctccggcagAAAACCCCCCTTACGCCCACAAATACGTCAGCCTGTTGTACGAGACTCCAGAAGGCTTCACCGTGACAAGGCAGCAAGTAGGACAGACATTCGGCTTCAACTTGACCACATTCGTCGACACTGTTGGGTTGACAGCCGCGCCAGTGAGGGCGAGTTATATCAGTGTAGCTGCATAG
- a CDS encoding hypothetical protein (antiSMASH:Cluster_3; EggNog:ENOG503PQIT): protein MARGNTPGPRGGSSRGGRGGSRGRGGGRGGSRGRGRYVGAGYAASLTAIRENPRGVLSDINNVSSSPASGGFNLRRDPPSYRAGSNWFGPVSGSVLLRYFKCSPDSPESYQFQTINSGEGNPDGIAFAIVHEDDQPLWKSHGIVYTNSRHYLLPGYDEKKAALLAQHQEATEEEKVHRSINATTENIKFRRYGLEDGPDMEIFGLHGNISRIVVPGEWQKKKHENPILVGCNNTPSVKHTPGLHSPIAVFETLPDDDRVQYISWFRIEEIELFAANSAALAKNLHQVGMNAGVDTEWATLKLSKILPGDAQYRRYPSCGKTEKRQFKLGQEIEHLRAVENKGSDEEGLVGEREINVAGQPVADEQVLVSEETGAVVPAETKEEEEDLVELVRVLSEDERMQALVKQAEEVLTAREKERVVEDVVEEK, encoded by the exons atggcTCGCGGAAACACCCCTGGCCCTCGCGGCGGCAGCTCTCGTGGTGGTCGCGGTGGCTCtcgtggccgtggtggtggacgtgGCGGAAGCCGTGGCCGTGGCCGATACGTCGGCGCCGGATAcgccgcctccctcaccgcCATCCGCGAGAACCCCAGAGGTGTCCTTTCGGACATCAACAATGTTTCGTCCTCACCTGCCTCTGGCGGGTTTAACCTCCGCCGCGACCCGCCCAGCTATCGTGCTGGTAGCAACTGGTTCGGGCCCGTCAGC GGTTCGGTGTTGCTGAGATACTTCAAGTGCTCACCCGACTCCCCGGAGTCTTACCAGTTTCAGACCATTAACAGCGGCGAGGGCAACCCAGATGGTATTGCTTTTGCCATCGTCCATGAAGATGATCAGCCTTTGTGGAAGAGCCACGGCATTGTCTACACCAATTCCAGGCATTATTTGCTCCCCGGGTACGATGAGAAGAAAGCTGCCCTTCTTGCCCAGCATCAGGAGGCtacggaggaggaaaaggtcCATCGCAGTATTAATGCCACCACAGAGAACATAAAGTTTCGTCGCTATGGCCTTGAGGATGGTCCCGACATGGAAATCTTTGGCCTGCATGGGAATATCTCTCGCATTGTTGTCCCTGGCGAATG gcagaagaagaaacacGAGAACCCCATCCTCGTCGGTTGCAATAACACCCCCAGTGTTAAGCACACCCCTGGCCTCCACTCCCCCATCGCTGTATTCGAGACCCTTCCCGATGACGACCGCGTCCAGTACATCTCGTGGTTCCGGATTGAGGAGATTGAGTTGTTTGCCGCCAACTCTGCTGCGCTGGCGAAGAACTTGCACCAAGTCGGGATGAACGCTGGTGTGGATACCGAGTGGGCGACTTTGAAGTTGTCCAAAATTTTGCCGGGTGACGCCCAGTATAGGCGTTATCCGAGCTGCGGAAAGACTGAGAAGAGGCAGTTCAAGCTCGGACAAGAGATTGAGCACTTGCGAGCGGTGGAGAACAAGGGCTCGGACGAGGAAGGTCTCGTGGGGGAGCGCGAGATCAACGTGGCCGGGCAGCCGGTCGCGGACGAGCAAGTGCTCGTGAGCGAGGAGACTGGCGCGGTGGTCCCTGCTGAgacaaaggaggaggaggaggatttggtgGAGTTGGTCCGTGTGCTTTCTGAGGACGAGCGGATGCAGGCCTTGGTCAAacaggccgaggaggttttgACGGCTCGTGAGAAGGAGcgtgtggtggaggatgtggtggaggaaaagTAG
- a CDS encoding hypothetical protein (antiSMASH:Cluster_3; EggNog:ENOG503NX9C; COG:S), translated as MGLFSRRDKAPRAAADDQPALASSQSKTSLTSASSSIVTPINTSSRIINRTSAGTTSTAGPGTPLTPFSPTGMNPTIPKVDMPRPPDPQLDPAGYLRSLSAVRERCQILWSKALKNDLRHFDVDMRKFPDVVSFVANIIKRDYDAPFTTIPPHGRYQHFGVGGRDRIAHLLATWPEDMVDNTEKCKRMIDLFLVSVLLDAGAGTKWSYKSVENGRVYRRSEGIAVATLDMFKTGLFSGSPANKYQVDKEGLRQLTVEKLAQGLQSTPGNEMAGLEGRAQLLIRLSEALNNTEYFGEDGRPGNMLDHILSHPSTQASSVIIVPLTVLWNVLMDGLAPIWPPSRTAINGVSLGDAWPCSSMPQPAQSPTSPTFSPFPNTTGQSNGIAPWESILPFHKLTQWLTYSLMQPMHSIMKIQFAGQELLTGLPEYRNGGLFIDMGVMTLKPEDQERGLQHYAEYCQRTGTKAVEVAPMFEPSDDVIVEWRGVTVGFLDMLALEVNRVLKAELAGGELSLAQVLEAGSWKGGREIAEVSRPNTKEPPILIDSDGTVF; from the exons ATGGGCCTGTTTTCAAGAAGAGACAAGGCGCCGAGGGCGGCCGCCGACGATCAGCCAGCGCTAGCCAGCTCCCAGTCTaaaacctccctcacctcggcttcctcgagCATTGTCACACCGATCAACACCAGCTCCCGCATCATCAACCGCACATCAGCTGGAACGACGAGCACCGCCGGCCCAGGAACCCCTTTGACCCCTTTTTCCCCAACAGGCATGAATCCCACAATTCCCAAAGTCGACATGCCGAGACCACCAGACCCCCAGCTCGACCCTGCCGGGTATCTTCGCAGCTTAAGCGCTGTGCGGGAGCGTTGCCAAATCTTGTGGTCCAAGGCCCTGAAGAACGACCTGCGACACTTTGATGTCGACATGCGCAAGTTTCCCGATGTAGTCTCTTTTGtagccaacatcatcaag AGAGATTACGATGCCCCTTTTACCACTATCCCACCACATGGCCGATACCAGCATTTTGGCGTTGGTGGCCGTGACAGAATTGCCCATCTTTTGGCGACTTGGCCCGAGGATATGGTGGACAACACGGAGAAATGCAAACGCATGATTGACCTTTTCCTCGTGAGCGTTCTGCTTGATGCAGGCGCTGGAACCAAGTGGAGCTACAAGAGCGTCGAGAATGGCCGGGTATACAGACGATCAGAGGGCATTGCTGTGGCGACCTTGGACATGTTCAAGACG GGCCTGTTCTCTGGCAGCCCAGCAAACAAGTACCAAGTGGATAAGGAGGGCCTCCGACAACTGACCGTCGAGAAGCTGGCTCAGGGACTTCAGTCGACGCCCGGCAACGAAATGGCTGGTCTTGAGGGCAGAGCCCAACTCCTTATTCGCCTGAGTGAGGCTCTTAACAACACGGAGTactttggcgaggatggccGGCCAGGCAACATGCTTG ATCACATCCTCTCGCACCCGTCAACACAAGCATCTAGCGTGATCATTGTGCCTCTTACGGTGCTCTGGAACGTCCTGATGGATGGTTTGGCGCCAATTTGGCCGCCATCACGGACGGCTATCAATGGTGTTTCGCTCGGCGATGCTTGGCCATGCAGCTCTATGCCCCAACCGGCCCAATCTCCAACCAGCCCCACCTTTTCTCCTTTCCCCAACACCACGGGCCAGTCGAATGGCATTGCACCCTGGGAGAGCATCCTACCCTTCCACAAGCTCACCCAATGGCTTACGTATTCGCTCATGCAACCCATGCACAGCATTATGAAGATTCAGTTTGCTGGTCAGGAGCTCCTGACTGGGTTGCCAGAGTACCGAAACGGTGGGCTATTTATCGACATGGGTGTTATGACACTCAAGCCTGAGGACCAAGAGCGGGGTCTGCAACACTACGCCGAATACTGCCAGCGCACAGGCACCAAGGCCGTCGAGGTTGCGCCCATGTTTGAGCCTAGCGATGATGTTATCGTCGAATGGAGGGGTGTCACAGTGGGCTTCCTCGATATGCTGGCTTTGGAGGTTAACCGAGTCTTGAAGGCGGAGTTGGCTGGCGGGGAGTTGAGTCTCGCACAAGTTCTGGAAGCTGGTAGCTGGAAGGGTGGCCGGGAGATTGCCGAAGTCAGCAGGCCAAACACCAAAGAGCCACCGATCTTGATTGACAGTGATGGGACAGTATTCTAG
- a CDS encoding hypothetical protein (EggNog:ENOG503P4MB; COG:S) gives MHIRNLISPSFLLLLSFPISATATTPRPPYPNRTLAGITMIDTPIVRDAQAYARRYCSDSTYNHIMRSWLLGLLHLSHDPALASKIDLEVHALGLILHDLATNHSLSAPFVTPNRRFEVDSAIAAADFIRSHPDGEKWPEWRVQRVWDGIALHAEPGLALYKEADVFAIYWGNELEFSWERPGGERKGVTAEERERVLQEFPRPTLEEGGRGNVFAFVAWYCKYKPESTYNTWMQPFGELLVPGYSAVGHRVVDGSLAAVGLNMSEILK, from the exons atgcACATCCGGAAtctcatctccccctcctttcttctgctcctttccttccctaTCTCCGCGaccgcaacaacaccacgccCCCCCTATCCCAACCGCACCCTAGCCGGCATCACCATGATCGACACCCCCATCGTCCGCGACGCCCAAGCCTACGCCCGACGCTACTGCTCCGACTCGACCTACAACCACATCATGCGCTCCTggctcctcggcctcctccacctctcccacgaccccgccctcgcctccaaAATCGACCTCGAAGTCCACGCCCTCGGCCTGATCCTCCACGACCTGGcaaccaaccactccctctccgcccccTTCGTCACCCCCAACCGGCGCTTCGAAGTTGATTCTGCCATTGCAGCAGCAGATTTCATCCGTTCACACCCCGACGGGGAAAAATGGCCTGAGTGGCGGGTTCAGAGGGTGTGGGATGGGATTGCGTTGCATGCCGAGCCCGGGTTGGCGTTGTATAAAGAGGCGGATGTTTTTGCGATATATTGGGGTAATGAATTGGAATTCTCGTGGGAGAGGCCAGGGGgcgagaggaagggggtgacggctgaggagagggagagggtgttgcaGGAGTTTCCCAGGCCgacgttggaggagggggggaggggaaatgTGTTTGCTTTTGTGGCTTGGTATTGTAAATACAAGCCGGAGAGCACTTATA ATACTTGGATGCAGCCGTTTGGGGAGCTGTTGGTGCCGGGTTATTCGGCGGTGGGACATcgggttgttgatgggagtttggctgctgttgggttgAATATGAGTGAGATTCTCAAGTGA